Within the Methanobacterium sp. BRmetb2 genome, the region TAAATAATAAAAGTTCAATTAACGCCATTTACCTATTTGATATTTTTCTATTACATTAATAATTAAAATACAAGAACAAAATAAATATATGGAGGAATAATATGGTTGCAATTTTAAATTCAGGCGATACAGCCTGGATGTTAATATCAACAGCATTGGTTATCTTGATGACGATACCAGGTTTGGCATTATTTTACGGAGGTTTAACTAAAAGAGAAAATGTATTAAATACTATATTTCTTTCACTAGTCACATTTGCAGTGGTAAGTATACTATGGTTTGTATTTGGATATGATCTAGCATTTGGTGCAGATACCTGGGGAATTATTGGTGCCTTAAAAAATCCATTTTTTAATAGTGTTTTAGAATCAAAAAATTTAGCAGCACTGGCCCCTACAATACCTGAAAGTCTTTTTGCTGTATTTCAGATGACATTTGCTGCAATAACCGTTGCTCTTATATCTGGAGCTATTGTAGAGCGAATGAAATTTTCTGCATGGTTAACCTTCATACCTATTTGGCTACTTGTTGTATATTTACCAATAGCTCACTGGGTATGGGGTGGAGGATGGCTAGCCCAACTGGGTGTTTTAGACTTTGCCGGAGGTACAGTTGTCCATGTTAATTGTGGTTTGGCTGCCTTAGCATTAGTTATGTTATTGGGTGTTAGAAAAGATGTTAAACTATTACCACACCACTTAGGATACTCAGTCATAGGTTTAGGATTACTTTGGTTTGGTTGGTTTGGTTTTAACGCAGGATCTGCATTAGGAGCAACTGATCTAGCTGTTTCTGCTTTTATTGTGACAAATACATCAGCAGCAGTAGGTATGTTAGCCTGGATGTTAATGGATAAACTTGAAACTGGTAAACCAACTTTACTTGGTGCCCTTTCTGGTGCAGTTGCAGGATTAGCTGCAATAACTCCCGCCGCAGGATATGTAAATATAACATCAGCTATGGTTATTGGTTTTGTAGCTGCAATTTTAGGATACTATGCCGTTTCTCACCTGAAACCTCGCTTTGGTTATGATGATGCATTAGATGTATTTGGGATCCACGGCGTTTCAGGTATATGTGGAACTATAGCCGCAGGAATATTTGCCAGTCCCCTCATAAATAGTGCAATCACTGGTGGACTTTTATATGGAAATTTAACACAATTAGGTGTCCAAATTTTAGCGGTTGCAGTAATTGGGACATATGCATTTGTCATGACTTATATAATCGGAAAAATAATCGATAAAACTATTGGATTACGTGTTTCTGAAAATCATGAAATACAAGGACTGGATATAAATCTCCATGAGGAATCCGGTTACAGACTCTAAACCAATCTATAAATACTAAGACTATAAAAATATTAGATTTAAGGGAATTAATAGATTAGGAAGTACAATTATGAAAAGAATTATCGCAATTATAAGACCTGAAAAATTAGAGAATGTTAAAGAGGCACTTGAAAAAATTGGATGTCACGGTTTAACAGTGAAAGATGTCAAAGGAAGAGGTGCCCAACTGGGTATAACAGAGAGCTATAGGGGATATGACTACAAAGTTGATTTACTTCCAAAAACTGAAATTGAAATTGTAGCTAAAGATTCAGAAGTAGATAATATACTGGAAACTATTATAGTTAAAGCTCGGACTGGTGATATAGGTGATGGTAAAATATTTATCTCCCCAGTTGAGGAAGTTGTAAGAATAAGGACAGGAGAAAAAGGAGAAAAAGCTATATAATCCTTTTTCTTAATTTTTTTTCGAATTATAGATTAATTTTTAAAGATTTTATTTAATTATATTATATCTAAAAAAATATTGTTTTAAAATGTTCACATATCATATTTATTTAGTGAAACATTTAGTAGTTATTCTAAATTTTTCTAATTTTGTAGCAATAATTTGAGTAATCATCAAAACATTTATATAGTAGGTAAATTAATTTTATTATATCGGAAGTATGATGCCGATGTCCGATGAGATTGGATATGCTGATTGGGGGTGTAAACCCGTATTCGAATATATAAGTCTTGATGGAAAAACGAAGTTAAATTGTATATTTTTTGATTTAAAAAACACACCCATGAATAAAAAAATAAAATTCAATTATTATTAGACTTTAAAAATAATAAAGTCTTTAATAAAATATTATACAAGGAGGAAATGTAATGGATATTCTTAATTCCGGTGATACAGCGTGGATGTTGATTTCCACAGCTTTGGTAGTATTAATGACCGTTCCCGGCGTAGCATTATTCTACGGAGGTCTTACCAAAAAGAAAAATGTGTTAAACACAATGTTCCTATCTCTAATAGCCTTTGCCATTACAAGTATAATCTGGGTAATTTATGGTTACCAGTTTGCTTTTGGTGAAGATATGCTAATGGGATTTATTGGAAACCCTATGAACCTATTTATGAGTGGAATAGGAGTAGATACACTATTTGGAACTATACCAATGAGTGTGTTCATCGCTTTCCAATTAACATTTGCAGCAATAACCGTTGCCCTGATATCAGGAGCAATAGTTGAAAGAATGAAGTTTTCTGCATGGTTAGCATTCATCCCCTTATGGATTACACTAGTATATGTACCTATTGCCCATTGGGTATGGGGAGGAGGCTGGCTTGCAAACTTAGGAGCACTTGATTTTGCAGGAGGTACCGTTGTTCACATAAATTGTGGTGTGGCGGCATTGGCATTAATACTGCTTCTAGGTGCAAGGAAAGATAAAAAATTACTCCCACATAATTTAGGGTATTCCACCATTGGTACTGCTTTATTATGGTTTGGTTGGTTCGGATTTAACGCAGGATCAGCATTAACAGCTGGAGGTCTAGCAGGATCAGCATTTATAGTGACCAATACCGCAGCAGCAGCCGCAATGATATCCTGGATATTGATGGACGTAATCAAAACAGGTAAACCAACATTACTTGGAGCCCTATCCGGAGCAGTTGCCGGTCTAGTTGCAATAACTCCTGCAGCAGGATTTGTTGATGTGCCTGCAGCGCTTGTTATTGGATTTGTAACCTCAATCGTATCTTACTATGCAATAACCGCACTCAAAGACCGTTTTGGCTACGACGATGCATTGGATGTATTTGGAATACACGGAGTATCTGGTATGTGGGGTGCTGTTGCAACAGGAATATTTGCAGCTCCATTTATCAATGAATTAGGTACCGGTCTTTTA harbors:
- a CDS encoding ammonia channel protein, which translates into the protein MDILNSGDTAWMLISTALVVLMTVPGVALFYGGLTKKKNVLNTMFLSLIAFAITSIIWVIYGYQFAFGEDMLMGFIGNPMNLFMSGIGVDTLFGTIPMSVFIAFQLTFAAITVALISGAIVERMKFSAWLAFIPLWITLVYVPIAHWVWGGGWLANLGALDFAGGTVVHINCGVAALALILLLGARKDKKLLPHNLGYSTIGTALLWFGWFGFNAGSALTAGGLAGSAFIVTNTAAAAAMISWILMDVIKTGKPTLLGALSGAVAGLVAITPAAGFVDVPAALVIGFVTSIVSYYAITALKDRFGYDDALDVFGIHGVSGMWGAVATGIFAAPFINELGTGLLYGNPGQLLTQIIAIVAVIAYTFVVTIILGKIIDVTIGLRVTDEQETEGLDTSLHEESGYRI
- a CDS encoding ammonia channel protein yields the protein MVAILNSGDTAWMLISTALVILMTIPGLALFYGGLTKRENVLNTIFLSLVTFAVVSILWFVFGYDLAFGADTWGIIGALKNPFFNSVLESKNLAALAPTIPESLFAVFQMTFAAITVALISGAIVERMKFSAWLTFIPIWLLVVYLPIAHWVWGGGWLAQLGVLDFAGGTVVHVNCGLAALALVMLLGVRKDVKLLPHHLGYSVIGLGLLWFGWFGFNAGSALGATDLAVSAFIVTNTSAAVGMLAWMLMDKLETGKPTLLGALSGAVAGLAAITPAAGYVNITSAMVIGFVAAILGYYAVSHLKPRFGYDDALDVFGIHGVSGICGTIAAGIFASPLINSAITGGLLYGNLTQLGVQILAVAVIGTYAFVMTYIIGKIIDKTIGLRVSENHEIQGLDINLHEESGYRL
- a CDS encoding transcriptional regulator (indirectly regulates nitrogen metabolism; at high nitrogen levels P-II prevents the phosphorylation of NR-I, the transcriptional activator of the glutamine synthetase gene (glnA); at low nitrogen levels P-II is uridylylated to form PII-UMP and interacts with an adenylyltransferase (GlnE) that activates GlnA), whose protein sequence is MKRIIAIIRPEKLENVKEALEKIGCHGLTVKDVKGRGAQLGITESYRGYDYKVDLLPKTEIEIVAKDSEVDNILETIIVKARTGDIGDGKIFISPVEEVVRIRTGEKGEKAI